One genomic region from Streptomyces sp. NBC_01431 encodes:
- a CDS encoding acyl carrier protein: MNLKELTTLLRECAGVGEGIDLDGDVLDVPFDDLGYDSLAILQVTGVIERDYRIQLSDDTVAEASTPRLLLEFINECMSATQAA; this comes from the coding sequence ATGAATCTCAAGGAACTGACCACGCTGCTTCGTGAGTGCGCGGGTGTCGGCGAGGGGATCGACCTGGACGGGGACGTCCTGGACGTGCCGTTCGACGACCTGGGCTACGACTCGCTCGCGATCCTTCAGGTGACGGGCGTCATCGAGCGGGACTACCGGATACAGCTGTCGGACGACACGGTGGCGGAGGCGTCCACGCCTCGGCTACTGCTGGAGTTCATCAACGAGTGCATGTCTGCGACGCAGGCGGCGTAG
- a CDS encoding ketosynthase chain-length factor — MTSELLERAAVRSGTAVFTGIGVTAPNGLGTDVWWRATVAGESGIRPVSRFDASGYPATLAGEVPGFEAAEHIPSRLLPQTDHMTRLALTAAKEALEDSGADPAELPEYSAGAVTAASAGGFEFGQRELQALWSKGGQYVSAYQSYAWFYAVNTGQISIRHGLRGPSGVLVTEQAGGLDAVAQARRQLRKGSKLIVTGGVDGAVCPWGWTAQLAGGRMSSVADPRRAFLPFDSEASGYVAGEGGAILVLEDAEAARERGARIYGQLAGYAATFDPAPGRGGEPGLRRAAELALAEAGLTASDVDVVFADASGVPELDRQEEAALTALFGPRGVPVTAPKTMTGRLSAGGASLDLAAALLSIRDAVIPPTVNVTSPVAADALDLVTEARRGPVRTALVLARGTGGFNAAAVVTTAN, encoded by the coding sequence ATGACGAGCGAGCTGCTGGAACGGGCGGCGGTGCGCTCCGGCACCGCGGTGTTCACCGGGATCGGTGTCACCGCCCCCAACGGCCTTGGTACGGACGTCTGGTGGCGGGCGACCGTCGCCGGCGAGAGCGGGATCCGCCCGGTCTCCCGCTTCGACGCGTCGGGCTACCCGGCGACCCTCGCGGGCGAGGTGCCCGGCTTCGAGGCCGCGGAGCACATCCCGAGTCGGCTGCTTCCGCAGACCGACCACATGACGCGCCTCGCGCTCACCGCGGCCAAGGAGGCCCTGGAGGACTCGGGCGCGGACCCGGCCGAGCTGCCGGAGTACTCGGCGGGCGCGGTCACCGCGGCGTCCGCGGGCGGCTTCGAGTTCGGCCAGCGCGAGTTGCAGGCGCTGTGGAGCAAGGGCGGCCAGTACGTCTCCGCATACCAGTCGTACGCCTGGTTCTACGCCGTCAACACCGGCCAGATCTCCATCCGGCACGGGCTTCGCGGGCCCAGCGGCGTCCTGGTCACCGAGCAGGCGGGCGGCCTCGACGCGGTGGCCCAGGCCCGGCGCCAGCTGCGCAAGGGCAGCAAGCTCATCGTCACCGGCGGCGTGGACGGCGCGGTCTGTCCGTGGGGCTGGACCGCGCAGCTCGCCGGCGGCCGGATGAGTTCGGTCGCCGACCCGCGGCGCGCCTTCCTGCCGTTCGACAGCGAGGCCAGCGGTTACGTCGCCGGGGAGGGTGGCGCCATCCTCGTCCTGGAGGACGCCGAGGCGGCCCGCGAGCGCGGCGCCCGGATCTACGGACAGCTCGCCGGTTACGCCGCCACCTTCGACCCGGCGCCGGGCCGCGGCGGTGAGCCGGGCCTTCGCCGGGCGGCCGAACTCGCTCTCGCTGAGGCCGGGTTGACCGCATCCGACGTGGATGTCGTCTTCGCCGACGCGTCCGGGGTGCCCGAGCTCGACCGCCAGGAGGAGGCGGCGCTGACCGCCCTGTTCGGCCCGCGCGGTGTGCCCGTGACGGCCCCCAAGACCATGACGGGCCGGCTCTCTGCCGGTGGCGCCTCGCTCGACCTGGCGGCGGCGCTGCTCTCCATCCGGGACGCGGTGATCCCGCCGACCGTCAATGTCACCTCCCCGGTCGCGGCCGACGCGCTCGACCTGGTCACCGAGGCCCGGCGCGGCCCGGTCCGCACCGCACTCGTCCTGGCCCGCGGGACCGGCGGCTTCAACGCCGCGGCCGTCGTGACCACGGCGAACTGA
- a CDS encoding beta-ketoacyl-[acyl-carrier-protein] synthase family protein: MSRRVVITGIGVVAPGGVGTKEYWSLLTAGRTATRAVTLFDASAFRSKIAAEVDFDPVAQGLTEEQAGRLDRAAQFALVGAREAVTDSGLDMAGIDPFRTGVTIGSAVGATTGLDYEYAAVSNNGAEWLVDHERAVPHLYDYFVPSSFAAEVAWEFGAQGPTAVVSTGCTSGLDSVGHAVELIREGSADVMIAGATEAPISPISVACFDAIKATSNRNDEPETASRPFDKSRNGFVLGEGSAVFVLEEYEQAVARGAHIYAEIAGFASRSNAYNMTGLRADGAEMAVAIGAALEEAGIPGTDIDYINAHGSGTLQNDRHETAAFKRSLGDHAYKTPVSSIKSMIGHSLGAIGSLEIAASALAIEHGMVPPTANLHEADPKCDLDYTPIHAREREINTVLSVGSGFGGFQSAIVLTKPERRKTA, translated from the coding sequence GTGAGCCGACGCGTAGTCATCACCGGAATCGGTGTGGTCGCCCCCGGGGGCGTCGGCACCAAGGAGTACTGGTCCCTGCTGACCGCGGGCCGCACCGCGACCAGGGCCGTGACCCTCTTCGACGCCTCGGCCTTCCGGTCGAAGATCGCCGCCGAGGTGGACTTCGACCCGGTCGCCCAGGGTCTTACCGAGGAGCAGGCCGGACGTCTCGACAGAGCCGCCCAGTTCGCGCTGGTCGGCGCCCGTGAGGCGGTCACCGACAGCGGTCTGGACATGGCGGGCATCGACCCGTTCCGCACCGGCGTGACCATCGGCAGCGCGGTCGGCGCGACCACCGGGCTCGACTACGAGTACGCGGCGGTCAGCAACAACGGCGCCGAGTGGCTGGTCGACCACGAGCGGGCCGTGCCGCACCTGTACGACTACTTCGTGCCCAGCTCGTTCGCGGCCGAGGTGGCGTGGGAGTTCGGCGCGCAGGGCCCCACGGCCGTGGTCTCCACCGGCTGCACCTCGGGCCTGGACTCGGTCGGCCACGCCGTCGAGCTGATCCGCGAGGGCAGCGCCGACGTGATGATCGCCGGGGCCACCGAGGCGCCGATCTCGCCGATCTCGGTCGCCTGCTTCGACGCCATCAAGGCCACGTCGAACCGCAACGACGAGCCGGAGACCGCCTCACGGCCCTTCGACAAGTCCCGCAACGGCTTCGTGCTCGGCGAGGGCAGCGCGGTGTTCGTCCTGGAGGAGTACGAGCAGGCCGTGGCGCGCGGCGCGCACATCTACGCCGAGATCGCCGGGTTCGCCTCGCGCTCCAACGCGTACAACATGACGGGGCTGCGTGCCGACGGCGCCGAGATGGCCGTGGCCATCGGCGCGGCGCTGGAAGAGGCCGGCATCCCGGGCACCGACATCGACTACATCAACGCGCACGGCTCGGGCACCCTGCAGAACGACCGGCACGAGACCGCCGCGTTCAAGCGGAGCCTCGGCGACCACGCGTACAAGACGCCGGTGTCCTCCATCAAGTCGATGATCGGGCACTCGCTCGGCGCCATCGGCTCCCTGGAGATCGCCGCGTCCGCGCTGGCGATCGAGCACGGAATGGTGCCGCCGACCGCGAACCTGCACGAGGCCGACCCCAAGTGCGACCTCGACTACACGCCGATCCACGCCCGCGAGCGCGAGATCAACACGGTCCTGAGCGTGGGCAGCGGTTTCGGCGGATTCCAGAGCGCGATCGTGCTCACCAAGCCCGAGCGGAGGAAGACGGCATGA
- a CDS encoding thioesterase II family protein → MRSDTAVGEDTVTPWLFCFHHAGAGISSFAKWQKILGDTAEVVPVLLPGRGPRAKEARITDATELMDELRELITPLLDRPYLLYGHSLGGLVAHALTRTLEDDGLLPPARLVIGAVPPPHLRNTLLRGARLPDHELIDLLVDLEAAPPEAAGRDRSLWQRQVIPALRDDLHLGEALCQANADKAVGTPLMALAGRDDPIAPLWEVAEWADYSVTRFRLQTLPGGHFFVREQVVPELLRKVALELRDSLKAEYDVESSGRQEGGTRLLPTADLTADLSER, encoded by the coding sequence ATGAGATCCGACACCGCGGTCGGCGAGGACACCGTGACGCCCTGGCTGTTCTGCTTCCACCACGCGGGCGCCGGGATCTCCTCCTTCGCCAAGTGGCAGAAGATCCTCGGCGACACGGCCGAGGTGGTGCCGGTGCTGCTGCCCGGCCGCGGCCCGCGCGCCAAGGAGGCGCGCATCACCGACGCCACCGAACTCATGGATGAACTAAGGGAGTTGATCACTCCACTGCTCGACCGGCCCTATCTCCTGTACGGGCACAGCCTCGGCGGCCTCGTCGCGCACGCGCTGACCCGGACCCTGGAGGACGACGGGCTGCTGCCGCCGGCCCGCCTGGTGATCGGCGCCGTACCGCCGCCGCATCTGCGCAACACCCTGCTGCGCGGGGCGCGTCTTCCCGACCACGAACTCATCGACCTGCTGGTCGACTTGGAGGCGGCGCCGCCCGAGGCGGCCGGGCGGGACCGTTCGCTGTGGCAGCGCCAGGTCATCCCGGCGCTCCGCGACGATCTGCACCTGGGCGAGGCACTGTGCCAGGCCAACGCCGACAAGGCGGTGGGCACCCCGCTGATGGCGCTGGCCGGGCGGGACGATCCGATCGCGCCGCTGTGGGAGGTGGCCGAGTGGGCCGACTACTCGGTGACCCGCTTCCGGCTCCAGACGCTGCCCGGCGGCCACTTCTTCGTACGCGAGCAGGTCGTGCCCGAGCTGCTGCGCAAGGTGGCCCTTGAGCTGCGGGACTCGCTCAAGGCGGAGTACGACGTCGAGTCGAGCGGGCGTCAAGAGGGCGGGACGAGACTCCTGCCAACAGCGGATCTCACAGCGGACCTATCAGAGAGGTGA
- a CDS encoding cyclase family protein, which yields MRVIDLSSPVDAAGWEPDPIVHEIMTPAEGAAHMAAEMKEHFGLEFDPADLPGGELLSLDTLTLTSHTGTHVDAPSHYGSVGDYGRPRHIDEMPLDWFLRPAVVLDVSDVGIGAIGVERVEKQIAEIGYVPQPLDIVMLHTGASQHAGTPRYFTDFAGLDGAATDFLLDLGVRVIGTDAWSLDAPFGHMIRTFQETGDKSVLWPAHFAGRRREYCQVERLAQLDTLPTHGFRVSCFPVKIAGAGAGWTRAVALIDE from the coding sequence TTGCGAGTCATCGATCTGTCGTCGCCCGTGGACGCGGCCGGCTGGGAACCGGACCCGATCGTCCACGAGATCATGACGCCCGCCGAGGGCGCCGCGCACATGGCGGCGGAGATGAAGGAGCACTTCGGGCTCGAATTCGACCCGGCCGACCTGCCCGGGGGCGAACTCCTGTCCCTGGACACCCTCACCCTGACCAGCCACACGGGCACGCACGTGGACGCGCCCTCGCACTACGGCTCGGTCGGTGACTACGGGCGGCCCCGGCACATCGACGAGATGCCGCTCGACTGGTTCCTGCGCCCGGCCGTGGTGCTCGACGTGAGCGACGTCGGCATCGGCGCCATCGGCGTCGAGCGCGTCGAGAAGCAGATCGCCGAGATCGGATACGTACCGCAGCCGCTCGACATCGTCATGCTGCACACCGGAGCTTCACAACACGCCGGCACGCCACGGTACTTCACCGACTTCGCGGGGCTCGACGGCGCCGCCACCGACTTCTTGCTCGACCTCGGCGTACGCGTCATCGGCACCGACGCCTGGAGCCTGGACGCGCCCTTCGGACACATGATCCGCACCTTCCAGGAGACCGGCGACAAGTCGGTCCTGTGGCCCGCGCACTTCGCAGGACGGCGCCGCGAGTACTGCCAGGTGGAGCGGCTCGCCCAGCTCGACACGCTGCCCACGCACGGCTTCCGGGTGTCCTGCTTCCCCGTGAAGATCGCCGGAGCGGGGGCGGGCTGGACCCGGGCCGTCGCCCTGATCGACGAATGA
- a CDS encoding AfsR/SARP family transcriptional regulator produces the protein MEIKVLGPLMAESGGTSVVPSAGKPRQILALLSVYANQVMPVPTLMEEIWGADMPRSALTTLQTYILQLRRLIANALGPDSPYTAREVLATRHGGYLLEVTPGAVDVHEYDRLVATGRGAAERGDDESAAALYRDALGMWRGPALVDVRLGPLLEIELVRLEESRLGVLEQRIDSDLRLGRHMQLLAELTSLTARHPLHEGLHAQCMVALYRSGRQWQALDVFQNLRRGLADELGLDPSARLQHLHRAVLAGDPALDSHLAGRRPVLDLFAA, from the coding sequence ATGGAGATCAAGGTTCTCGGTCCGCTCATGGCCGAGTCGGGCGGCACTTCGGTCGTCCCGAGCGCCGGCAAGCCCCGGCAGATACTGGCGCTCCTGTCGGTGTACGCCAACCAGGTCATGCCCGTTCCGACGCTGATGGAGGAGATCTGGGGGGCGGACATGCCGCGCAGCGCCCTCACCACGCTCCAGACGTACATCCTTCAGCTGCGTCGCCTCATCGCGAACGCGCTCGGCCCGGACAGCCCGTACACCGCACGTGAGGTGCTGGCCACCCGGCACGGTGGTTACCTCCTCGAAGTGACGCCGGGCGCGGTGGACGTGCACGAGTACGACCGCCTGGTGGCGACCGGGCGCGGTGCCGCCGAGCGCGGTGACGACGAGAGCGCCGCCGCGCTCTACCGCGACGCGCTCGGCATGTGGCGCGGGCCGGCCCTGGTGGACGTCCGTCTCGGCCCGCTCCTGGAGATCGAGCTCGTCCGTCTTGAGGAGAGCCGGCTCGGTGTCCTTGAACAGCGGATCGACTCCGATCTGCGGCTCGGGCGGCACATGCAACTGCTCGCCGAGCTCACCTCTCTGACGGCCCGTCACCCGCTGCACGAGGGCCTGCACGCCCAGTGCATGGTGGCGCTGTACCGGTCCGGCCGGCAGTGGCAGGCGCTCGACGTGTTCCAGAACCTGCGGCGCGGGCTCGCCGACGAGCTGGGGCTCGACCCCTCGGCGCGGCTCCAGCACCTGCACCGCGCGGTGCTCGCCGGCGACCCGGCACTCGACTCACACCTGGCCGGGCGTCGCCCGGTGCTCGACCTCTTCGCCGCCTGA
- a CDS encoding TOMM precursor leader peptide-binding protein, protein MGAVRAAAAPLVGFKPHLRVEQVPGEAVYLISDQRVTALHGEQIARLVPLLDGTRPLERIARDAADALPAGQAARLVSRLTGAGLLTGCGEHPLAPGESAEQAYWEAAGLDGAVALNSRTRQTVSVLAVGGGDATELTACLTAAGLATPEAGAERAAALTVVLCDDYLDPALAVVDAEFRAAGRRWLPVKSEGTEVWIGPFFGDVDGPCWSCLAERLWRSRPVEAHVQRMLGRSGPVPRPSCTLPAARLAALQLAGLEAAKWLAGYRHPSQQALRTLDGLALAGELHPVVRRPQCATCGEPGMTAAQVEAPVVLGSRIKRDTGGNGHRSLTPRQFLDRFGHLVDPVTGLVRGITRNECGPEFFNSFSAGLNPAAGAQGIGAIRGGLRAACGGKGATEIQARVSALAEALERHSGHFEGGEATVRGSYRELAADAVHPNTVQLYAERQYAERADWNANHAPFQHVADPFDEEAPTDWTPLWSVTEQRHKLLPTALLYYGVPQPAGAAGCLATSNGTAAGGTLEDAVLQGFLELVERDALALWWYNRTRHPAVDLDAFDDPWITELRRVHASLDREVWVLDLTADLGIPVMAALSRRTDAEPGQAEHIMFGFGAHFDPAIALRRALTELNQMMPHVVAPDGSVSRAAADDVDVHEWLRTGRVADHPYLFPADLPPTGPATHPYTPHDDLHEDIEMVVALLRNRSLELLVLDQTRPDVGLPVVKVVVPGLRPHWARYAPGRLFDVPVQLGRLAAPTSYESLNPVPLFL, encoded by the coding sequence ATGGGGGCCGTGCGGGCCGCCGCCGCCCCGCTCGTCGGGTTCAAGCCGCACCTGCGGGTCGAGCAGGTGCCCGGTGAAGCGGTGTACTTGATTTCCGACCAGCGGGTGACCGCACTGCACGGTGAGCAGATAGCCCGCCTCGTCCCGCTCCTCGACGGCACCAGACCCCTGGAGCGCATAGCGAGAGACGCCGCGGACGCGCTTCCCGCCGGACAGGCCGCCCGGCTGGTGTCCCGGCTGACCGGCGCCGGACTGCTCACGGGGTGCGGGGAACACCCTCTGGCCCCAGGAGAGTCGGCCGAGCAGGCTTACTGGGAGGCCGCCGGGTTGGACGGCGCGGTAGCGCTCAACTCCCGTACTCGGCAGACTGTTTCGGTGCTCGCGGTCGGCGGCGGCGACGCCACGGAACTGACCGCGTGCCTGACCGCCGCTGGACTTGCGACGCCCGAGGCCGGCGCCGAACGTGCGGCCGCTCTCACGGTGGTCCTCTGCGACGACTACCTCGACCCCGCGCTCGCCGTCGTGGACGCCGAGTTCCGTGCGGCAGGACGACGCTGGCTGCCGGTGAAGTCCGAAGGCACCGAGGTGTGGATCGGCCCCTTCTTCGGCGACGTCGACGGGCCCTGCTGGTCCTGCCTGGCCGAACGCCTGTGGCGGTCGCGCCCGGTGGAAGCCCATGTCCAGCGCATGCTGGGCCGCTCGGGCCCGGTACCCCGGCCCTCCTGCACGCTGCCCGCCGCGCGCCTGGCCGCCCTTCAGCTGGCAGGCCTCGAAGCCGCCAAGTGGCTCGCCGGTTACCGGCATCCGAGTCAGCAGGCTCTGCGCACGCTGGACGGACTCGCCCTCGCCGGTGAACTCCACCCCGTCGTGCGCCGGCCGCAGTGCGCCACCTGCGGCGAGCCCGGCATGACCGCCGCCCAGGTGGAGGCGCCGGTGGTGCTGGGCTCCCGAATCAAGCGGGACACTGGCGGCAACGGACACCGCAGCCTCACTCCCCGCCAGTTCCTCGACCGGTTCGGCCACCTGGTGGATCCGGTCACCGGGCTCGTGCGCGGCATCACCCGGAACGAGTGCGGACCCGAGTTCTTCAACTCCTTCTCGGCGGGCCTCAACCCGGCCGCGGGCGCCCAGGGCATCGGTGCCATCCGGGGCGGTCTGCGTGCCGCCTGCGGTGGCAAGGGCGCGACCGAGATCCAGGCCAGGGTCAGCGCGCTGGCCGAGGCACTCGAACGCCACTCCGGCCACTTCGAGGGTGGCGAGGCCACGGTCCGCGGCAGCTACCGCGAGCTGGCCGCCGACGCCGTCCACCCGAACACCGTCCAGCTCTACGCCGAGCGGCAGTATGCCGAGCGCGCCGACTGGAACGCGAACCACGCGCCCTTCCAGCACGTCGCCGACCCCTTCGACGAGGAGGCACCGACCGACTGGACGCCGCTGTGGTCGGTGACCGAGCAGCGGCACAAGCTGCTGCCTACCGCGTTGCTCTACTACGGCGTGCCCCAGCCGGCCGGCGCCGCCGGCTGTCTGGCCACCTCCAACGGCACCGCCGCCGGAGGCACACTGGAAGACGCCGTGCTCCAGGGCTTCCTCGAACTCGTGGAGCGCGACGCGCTCGCCCTGTGGTGGTACAACCGCACCCGTCACCCCGCCGTGGACCTCGACGCCTTCGACGACCCGTGGATCACCGAACTGCGGCGCGTGCACGCCTCGTTGGACCGCGAGGTGTGGGTGCTCGACCTCACCGCCGACCTCGGCATCCCGGTGATGGCCGCACTGTCGCGGCGTACGGACGCCGAACCGGGGCAGGCGGAGCACATCATGTTCGGCTTCGGCGCGCACTTCGACCCGGCGATCGCGCTGCGCCGCGCCCTGACCGAGCTCAACCAGATGATGCCGCACGTGGTCGCCCCCGACGGCAGCGTGTCCCGCGCGGCCGCCGACGACGTGGACGTCCACGAGTGGCTTCGTACGGGCAGGGTCGCGGACCACCCCTACCTGTTCCCGGCCGACCTCCCGCCGACCGGCCCCGCCACCCACCCCTACACCCCGCACGACGATCTGCACGAGGACATCGAGATGGTCGTGGCACTCCTGCGGAACAGGTCCTTGGAACTGCTCGTCCTCGACCAGACGCGGCCGGACGTCGGACTGCCGGTGGTCAAGGTGGTGGTGCCCGGACTCAGACCGCACTGGGCCCGCTACGCCCCCGGACGCCTCTTCGACGTCCCCGTACAGCTCGGCAGACTGGCCGCGCCTACCTCGTACGAGAGCCTTAACCCCGTGCCGCTCTTCCTCTGA
- a CDS encoding sensor histidine kinase: protein MDGDSADAVSQELPPRKAIAITAVVLIGFFVIDGSFVWAERPPVWQSAIAVLAFAAIMGLQLGHSFPRLFPGLTQVRYAAWVFQILPSYLPLLLFGKAWGGMSEFLAASAVLVFPAATGWALFSAVIAADLVEFHHYGLAWGDVLYASVEAILIPLVVIGLSRMSEMISQLHRSRAELSRLAVAAERLRFARDLHDVLGFSLSAITLKCELAYRLFTEAPAKAQDELTDILSTSRKALADVRSVSRGYREMSLWGEADAAVSMLGAAGIRTTVHIERTELPGVVDTMLATVLREGLTNLLRHSKAEQCRITVERDGNNVAFTLANDGVRSGRPAKGGPAGGLAALEERVRLVGGTLAHHADDGWYRLHVTVPLPDGGTPAVGSLPAVSCADDLEQPPAIRPRGAAHLDVAPRDASTITLAVVVGYFLACSAEGWSFAPGGGFPYGVELCLLSLLGLQLAESFHWRFSWAARWRSGLRYWALGLQAVFQFVPFLVFGRAWPGIPGFLAGSVLLVLPAAAAWPALLIVTAASDAALYASGVPFQDVIYETAYTPICALVVFGLSRMAQLASELHRSRTEIARLAVTTERLRFARDLHDLLGFSLSAITLKCELVRRLAQSRPVQAQEELTEVLQIARQALADVRTVAEGRQRMSLTAEAANATAMLAGVGIRATVDTDCGELPGDVDTVLATMLREGLTNMLRHSKAAHCEITAERTAAGVCLRLVNDGVVGGCADAGLGSKVNGGSGIGNLTTRVNAVNGRLVAGARPDGRFELKAEVELLTAIA from the coding sequence GTGGATGGGGACTCCGCTGATGCCGTCAGTCAGGAGCTACCGCCGCGCAAGGCGATAGCCATAACCGCAGTCGTGCTGATCGGCTTCTTCGTCATCGACGGCTCGTTCGTCTGGGCGGAGCGCCCACCGGTGTGGCAGAGTGCGATAGCCGTGCTCGCCTTCGCCGCGATCATGGGGCTGCAACTCGGCCATTCCTTTCCGCGGCTCTTTCCAGGGCTCACCCAAGTCCGGTATGCGGCCTGGGTGTTCCAGATTCTGCCCAGCTATCTGCCGCTGCTGCTCTTCGGCAAGGCCTGGGGCGGGATGTCGGAATTCCTCGCGGCCTCGGCGGTGCTGGTGTTCCCGGCGGCGACGGGCTGGGCACTGTTCTCCGCGGTGATCGCAGCCGATCTCGTGGAATTCCATCACTACGGACTCGCCTGGGGCGATGTCCTGTACGCGTCTGTCGAAGCGATCCTCATCCCGCTCGTCGTCATCGGACTCTCCCGGATGTCCGAGATGATCAGCCAGTTGCATCGCTCGCGGGCCGAACTCTCGCGCCTCGCCGTCGCCGCCGAGCGGCTGCGGTTCGCCCGCGATCTCCACGACGTGCTGGGCTTCAGCCTCTCCGCGATCACGCTCAAGTGCGAGCTCGCCTACCGTCTGTTCACCGAGGCCCCGGCGAAGGCGCAGGACGAGCTCACCGACATTCTGAGTACGTCGCGCAAGGCGCTCGCCGATGTGCGTTCGGTCAGCCGTGGCTACCGGGAGATGTCCCTGTGGGGGGAGGCGGACGCGGCTGTCTCGATGCTGGGCGCGGCCGGTATCCGTACCACGGTGCACATCGAGCGAACCGAGTTGCCGGGCGTGGTGGACACCATGCTGGCAACGGTTTTGCGTGAGGGTCTGACCAACCTGCTGCGGCACAGCAAGGCCGAACAGTGCCGGATCACCGTCGAACGCGACGGAAACAACGTTGCCTTCACGCTGGCCAACGACGGAGTCCGCTCCGGGCGGCCGGCCAAGGGCGGCCCGGCCGGCGGGCTCGCCGCGCTGGAGGAGCGGGTCCGGCTCGTCGGCGGCACGCTGGCCCACCACGCCGACGACGGCTGGTACCGGCTGCACGTGACCGTCCCGTTGCCGGACGGGGGCACACCGGCGGTCGGCTCGCTGCCCGCGGTCTCCTGCGCGGACGACCTGGAGCAGCCCCCCGCGATCCGCCCGCGCGGAGCCGCGCACCTCGACGTGGCGCCCCGCGATGCCAGCACGATCACGCTGGCGGTGGTGGTCGGCTACTTCCTGGCCTGTTCGGCGGAGGGCTGGTCCTTCGCCCCGGGGGGCGGTTTCCCCTACGGCGTGGAGCTGTGCCTGCTCTCCCTCCTCGGGCTCCAACTCGCCGAATCGTTCCACTGGCGGTTCTCCTGGGCCGCACGGTGGCGATCGGGGCTGCGGTACTGGGCGCTCGGCCTCCAGGCGGTCTTCCAGTTCGTGCCCTTCCTGGTCTTCGGCCGCGCCTGGCCGGGCATCCCCGGCTTTCTGGCCGGCTCGGTACTCCTCGTGCTGCCCGCGGCGGCCGCCTGGCCCGCACTCCTGATCGTCACCGCGGCCAGCGACGCCGCCCTGTACGCGTCCGGGGTGCCGTTCCAGGACGTCATCTACGAGACCGCGTACACGCCGATCTGCGCCCTAGTGGTCTTCGGCCTCTCCCGCATGGCGCAGCTCGCCTCCGAGCTGCATCGCTCCCGGACCGAGATCGCCCGCCTCGCGGTCACGACGGAGCGCCTGCGTTTCGCGCGTGACCTGCATGATCTGCTCGGGTTCAGTCTTTCCGCGATCACGCTCAAGTGCGAGCTGGTGCGCCGGCTCGCGCAGAGTCGGCCGGTGCAGGCGCAGGAGGAGCTGACCGAGGTACTTCAGATCGCGCGCCAGGCGCTGGCCGATGTGCGCACGGTGGCCGAGGGGCGGCAGCGGATGAGTCTGACCGCCGAGGCCGCGAACGCCACCGCGATGCTGGCCGGGGTGGGCATCCGCGCGACGGTGGACACCGACTGCGGTGAACTGCCCGGCGACGTCGACACGGTGCTGGCGACCATGCTGCGCGAGGGCCTGACGAACATGCTGCGGCACAGCAAGGCCGCCCACTGCGAGATCACCGCGGAGCGCACCGCCGCCGGGGTGTGTCTGCGGCTGGTCAATGACGGGGTGGTGGGCGGCTGCGCGGACGCCGGGCTCGGCTCCAAGGTCAACGGCGGTAGCGGGATCGGGAACCTGACCACCCGGGTCAACGCGGTGAACGGCCGCCTGGTCGCGGGGGCGCGGCCGGACGGCAGGTTCGAGCTGAAGGCAGAGGTCGAACTGCTCACGGCCATCGCCTGA